CTCGGCGCGCAACACGCGACAGGCCTGGGTGCCGGAGTAGTCGAACTCGGCTGCCTGCCCGATCAGGATCGGGCCGGAGCCGATGACCAGGATGTGCTTGAGGTCGTCGCGACGTGGCATCTACTTCTCCCCCGCCATCAGGTCGATGAATTGGTCGAACAGGTAGTTCGCGTCATGTGGTCCTGCCGCGGCCTCCGGGTGGTATTGCACCGAGAAGGCCCGTCCGTCAACCAGTTTGATGCCCTCGACGACGCCGTCGTTGGCGCAGGTGTGGCTGACGATGGCCGGCCCGAAGTCGGTGTCGAACCGTTCGCCGGCTTCGCCTTCCAGCGCGAAGCCGTGGTTCTGTGCGGTGATCGCGACGGTGCCGGTCTGGTGATCGATCACCGGCACGTTGATGCCGCGGTGCCCGAACACCATCTTGTAGGTGGACCGGCCCAGCGCCCGGCCGAGGATCTGGTTGCCGAAGCAGATGCCGAACAGCGGGATTCCGGCGCCGAGCACCGCGCGGGTGACCTCGACGATGTGGTCGGCGGTCGCCGGGTCGCCGGGCCCGTTGGACAGGAACACCCCGTCCGGCCGCAGGTCGGCGATCTGCTCGAACGTCGCCCCGGCGGGGAGCACGTGGGTGGCGATGCCGCGTTTGGCGAAGTTGCGCGGGGTGTTGGTCTTGATGCCGAGGTCGATGGCCGCGACTGTGAAGCGTTGCGCGCCAACGGGAGAGACCGTGTAGACCGCGTCGGTCGACACCTGGCCGGCTAGGTCGGCGCCCAGCATCGAGGGCTGGTTGCGGACCCGGCTCAGCAATTCCTCGGTATCGGCGAGCGCCGGGCCGGAGAACACGCCGGCCTTCATCGAGCCGCGGGTGCGCAGGTGGCGCACCACCGCGCGGGTGTCGATGCCGGCGATCCCGACGATGCCCTGCCGGGTGAGTTCGTCCTCGAGTGTCCCGGTGGCGCGCCAGTTCGAGGCCCGCGGCGACGGGTCGCGCACGACGTAGCCGGCGACCCAGATCTTGTCGCCGCGACTCTCGGCGTCCTCGTGGTTCCAGCCGGTGTTGCCGATCTGCGGGGCGGTGGCCACCACGATCTGGCGGTGATAGCTGGGATCGGTGAGGGTCTCCTGATACCCCGACATCCCGGTGGAGAACACCGCTTCGCCGAGAGTCTCTCCGACAGCACCGAATTCGGTACCGGTGTAGACCCGCCCGTCCTCCAGTATCAGATGGGCTTTACCCGTCACGCTGCTTCTCCTGTTGTCGTCCACCGGGCGTAGTCGCGGCGGTCGTCGCCGCGAAAGCCCGTATCAATCTCGGTACCTGATGGCAGCCGCCACCGAATCGCCAGAATGCCTGCCGGCGATTCGGACTTGCTGCGGCCACCGGGGATGACCTTTCCCGCCAGTCCGCGCTCGGTACGGATGGCGGTGATGGCCTCGTGCGGAATCCAGATCGGCGTCGCCCCGGAACGCTCGAGGAGGATGCCCTCGGGATAGCCGGTCAACACCGCCTTGGACCGGTAGCCCAGGTCACCGGCGGCGATGCGTTCCAGCCAATTGGGTGCCAGCGTACTGCCGATATAGAGGCCGCGGGTCGGCGCGACGGTGGCAGAGCCGAGCAGGTCGGGCAGGGCGGGCAACTCGCCGAGCAGATCCATCTGGCGCCGGGCGCGCTGCTTCCAGCCGCGCAGCATTCGGCCGATGAGCACACCGATGATGACGACGATCACGAACGCGAAGACGAACGATCCGATCGCCGTACCGGTATTCATGCGGGGCTCTTCCCGTCCCGCGCCGTGACCACGCCGCGCAGCAAGGTCGCGGTGACCGTCGCCGGCAACGTCATCGCGGCGAACGGGGTGTTGGCCGAGCGGCTGGCCAGTTCGGCGCCCTCGACCACCCAGGTGGCGTCGGGATCGACGACGACGAGGTTGGCCGGCTCCCCCACCTCCAGTGGGCGGCCCTGGTCGTCGAGGCCGACGATGCGGGCCGGGTTCTCGCTCATCACCCGTGCGACGCCGCGCCAGTCCAGCAGGCCGGTGCGCACCATCGTCTCGACGACCACCGACAGCGCGGTCTGCAGACCGAGCATGCCGGGCCGGGCGCGGGAGAACTCACAGCACTTCTCGTGCTCGGCGTGCGGGGCGTGATCGGTGGCGACACAATCGAGCACCCCGTCGGCCAGCGCCTGGCGCAGGGCTTGGGCGTCGGCGGCCTCGCGCAGCGGCGGGTTGACCCGGTTCACGCCGTCGTAGCTGGCGAGCCTGCCGTCGTCGAGCAGCAGGTGGTGCGGGGTGACCTCGGCGGTGATCGAAATGCCTTGCTGCTTGGCCCATTTGATGATCTCGACCGTCCCGGCGGTGGACGCATGGCAGATGTGCACGCGGGCCCCGGCGTCGCGGGCCAGCAGCGCGTCCCGGGCGACGATCGATTCTTCGGCGGCCCGCGGCCAGCCGGCCAGGCCGAGCCGCGCGGCGTTGGGGCCTTCGTGCGCGACGGCACCGACGGTGAGGCGGGGCTCTTCGGCATGCTGGGCGATCAGCACACCCAGGCCGGTCGCGTACTCGAGCGCCCGGCGCATCACCAGCGGATCGTCCACGCACACACCGTCGTCGGAGAACAACTTGACCTGGGCGAGCCCGCCTGCCATCAGGCCCATCTCGGTGAGCTGCTTGCCCTTGAGGCCCACCGTCACCGCTCCCACCGGGTGCACGTCGACCAGGCCGACCTGCTGACCGCGCCGCCACACGTGGTCGGTCACCACCGGGCTATCGGCCACCGGGTCGGTGTTGGCCATCGCGAACACCGCGGTGTAACCGCCCAGAGCCGCAGCGGCCGAACCGGTTTCGATGTCCTCGGCGTACTCGCGGCCCGGCTCACGCAGGTGGGTGTGCAGGTCGACGAAGCCGGGCAGCAGCACCTGGCCGGTGGCGTCGATGACGTCGGCATCGTCGGGGACGGCAAGCTTCGGGCCGATCTCGGCGATCTGGCCGTCGGCCACCAGGACGTCGACCTGATCGCCGTCGCCGTAGAGGCGCACGCCCTTGATTAACACGCTCATACCGACACCGCCTCGTCCGTGCCGACCAGCAGATGGAACAACACTGCCATCCGGACATGCACACCATTGGAAACCTGTTGCAGCACAGCTGATTGCGACGAGTCCGCGGCCGCGAACGAGATCTCCATGCCACGCAGCATGGGGCCGGGGTGCAGCACCACCGCATGCCCGGGCAGCACCGCCTGCCTGCGGTCGGACAGCCCGTAGCGGATGGAGTACTCGCGCTCGGAGGGGAAGAATCCGCCGTTCATGCGTTCGGCCTGCACTCGCAACATCATCACCGCGTCGGCGCCGGGCAGTTCGGCGTCCAGATCGTGTGACACCGTCACCGGCCAGTCGGAGACCCCGACCGGCAGCAGCGTCGGCGGGGACACCAGCACCACTTCGGCGCCCAGGGTGGCGAGCAGGTTGACGTTGGAGCGGGCCACCCTGCTGTGCAGGATGTCGCCGACGATCACCACCCGGCGGCCTTCGATGTCACCGAGGCGCTGGCGCAGCGTCAGCGCGTCGAGCAGCGCCTGCGTCGGATGCTCGTGGGTGCCGTCCCCGGCGTTGATGACGCAGGGACCGGTGCCGTCGTCCTCCAGCGTCCATTCGGCCAGCTGTTGGGCGGCGCCGGAGGCCGGGTGGCGGATGATCAGCGCGTCGGCGCCGGCGGCGCGCAGCGTCAGGGCGGTGTCCCGCAAGGATTCACCCTTGGCCACCGAGGATCCCGAGGCGCTGACGTTGATCACGTCGGCGCTCATCCACTTGCCTGCCACCTCGAACGACACCCGGGTGCGGGTGGAGTTCTCGTAGAACATCGTGATGATCGTGCGCCCGCGCAGCGTCGGCAGCTTCTTGACCTCGCGCCCGAGCAGCGCCTGCCGGAACCGGTCGGCGTTGTCCAGGATGGCGGTGGCCTCGTCGCGGGTCAGGTCGGCCGCCGAGAGTAGGTGTCTGATCGTCATCTGGCGGGCCCTCCCTGCGGTGCGATCCAGATACCTTCCACGCCGTCGTCTTCGACCAGCCGCACCTTGACGTTCTCGCTGCGTGAGGTGGGCACGTTCTTGCCCACGTAATCCGCCCGCAGCGGCAGCTCGCGGTGCCCGCGGTCGACGAGGACCGCCAGCTGCACCACGGTGGGGCGGCCGATGTCGCGCAGGGCATCCAGCGCCGAGCGGACCGAGCGCCCGGTGTACAGCACGTCGTCGACCAGGATCACCAGGGCACCGTCGATTCCGCCGGCCGGGATGGAGGTCTCCTCCAGCGCGCGGGGCGGCTTGAAGTCCAGGTCGTCGCGGTAGAGCGTGATGTCCAGGCCACCGCGCTCGACGGTGACGCCGGAGAATTCATGGATCTTGGCGGCCAGCCGGTTCGCGAGGGTGACGCCCCGGGTCGGGATGCCGAGGAGGATGACGCGGGGCGCATCGGGGCCGTCGAGAGCGGTCTTCTCGATGATCTGGTGGGCGATGCGGGAAACGGTTCTACCGACGTCCGCATCGGACATCAATTCGCGGTCGGTGGAGCCCACGAGCTTTCCGGACCTCCTTCTCCGCCTCTCGGGACGGATCGTTAAAGGATGTCGAACTGTCGGGCAGCCTAACACCCCTTGCCGGCGGATCTCGAAACACGCCCGTCAGTAGAGTTCTTACGGTGAACCTCGCGGACAACCGCACCTCCGTCGTGCAGGCAGTCGATTCGGGACTACTGGCCGGGGCCGTCACCCTGGCCTGGCAGCGGGGAAACATGCTGCAGGTCAACGAGATCGGGTATCGCGACGTCGAAGCCGGTCTGCCGATGCAGCGCGACACGATCTTCCGGGTCGCTTCGATGACCAAGCCCGTGACGGTCGCGGCCGCGATGGCGCTCGTCGAAGAGGGCAAGCTCACACTGACCGATCCGGTCACCCGGTGGCTGCCCGAGCTGGCCGACATGCAGGTCCTGGTGGACCCGGCCGGCCCGCTGGACCGGACGGTGCCAACCCGCCGGCCGATCACGATCGACGACCTGATGACTCACCGCAGCGGGCTGGCCTACGTGTTCTCGGTGCTCGGCCCGATCAGCCGCGCCTACGGCCGGGTGTCGCTGCGCCAGGACCAGGATCACTGGCTCGCCGAGATCGCTCAGCTGCCGCTGGTGCACCAGCCCGGTGAGCGGCTCACCTACAGCCAGGCCACCGACGTGCTCGGCATCGCGATCTCCCGCATCGAGGGCAAACCGCTGCACACGGTCCTCGCCGAGCGGATCTTCGAGCCCCTGGGCATGTCCGACACCGGCTTCTTCATCTCCCCCGACAAGCGCGCCCGGGCCGCCACGATGTATCGCCTCGACCCCGAATCCGGCCTGCAGCACGACGCCATGGGGCCAATCCCGGTGACCGAGCCGCGGTTCTGTCAGGGCGGCGCCGGCCTGGTCACCACCGTCGACGACTACCTGCGCTTCGCCCGAATGCTGTTGGGCGGCGGTGACGTCGACGGGGTACGGGTCCTGTCGCCGGAGTCGGTGCAGTCGATGCGTACCGACAGGCTCACCGCGGAGCAGAAGCAGTTCCCGTTCCTGGGTCTTCCGTTCTGGGTGGGCCGTGGCTTCGGCTTGAACCTGTCGGTGGTGACCGATCCGGCGAAATCCGGCCAGTTGTACGGCCCCGGCGGGCTGGGCACGTTCAGCTGGCCCGGCGCGTACGGAACCTGGTGGCAGGCCGACCCGGCCAACGACCTGATCCTGATCTATCTGATCCAGAACTATCCGAACATGAGCGCGCCGGCCGAGGCGGTGGCCGGCAACACCTCGCTGGCCAAGTTGCAGTCGGTGCAGCCGAAGTTCGTCCGCCGTACCTACCAGGCGCTGGGCATCTAGCCGGCCCGACGCGGCCCGCGCACTCAGCCCCGCTTGGCCTTCGCAGCCGATTTCGGGGCCTTCGCGGCCGAATTCGGGCCGTTGGCAGCCGGTTTCGAGGCTTTGGCGGACGGCTTCGAGGCTTTGGCGGTCGTTCCCGTGATGTTCCCGTCGACGTCGTTGTCGGACGACCCAGTCATCCCCGGTCTGCCGGTGCTGCCCAACGGGCCGCCCTTGCCCCCGGCACCGCCGGCGCCGCCGCTCGCTTCGCCTGTGCCCCAGGTCGCCGACCCGCCGCCATCACCGCCGTTACCACCGCTCGACAGGGCAACGCCGCTGCCGCCGGCACCACCGTCACCGCCGAAAGCTCCGCCGTCGTCGGAGTAAGCGCCGCCGCCGTCGCCGCCGTGTCCACCGGCACCG
This is a stretch of genomic DNA from Mycobacterium sp. ELW1. It encodes these proteins:
- a CDS encoding aspartate carbamoyltransferase catalytic subunit encodes the protein MTIRHLLSAADLTRDEATAILDNADRFRQALLGREVKKLPTLRGRTIITMFYENSTRTRVSFEVAGKWMSADVINVSASGSSVAKGESLRDTALTLRAAGADALIIRHPASGAAQQLAEWTLEDDGTGPCVINAGDGTHEHPTQALLDALTLRQRLGDIEGRRVVIVGDILHSRVARSNVNLLATLGAEVVLVSPPTLLPVGVSDWPVTVSHDLDAELPGADAVMMLRVQAERMNGGFFPSEREYSIRYGLSDRRQAVLPGHAVVLHPGPMLRGMEISFAAADSSQSAVLQQVSNGVHVRMAVLFHLLVGTDEAVSV
- the carA gene encoding glutamine-hydrolyzing carbamoyl-phosphate synthase small subunit, which translates into the protein MTGKAHLILEDGRVYTGTEFGAVGETLGEAVFSTGMSGYQETLTDPSYHRQIVVATAPQIGNTGWNHEDAESRGDKIWVAGYVVRDPSPRASNWRATGTLEDELTRQGIVGIAGIDTRAVVRHLRTRGSMKAGVFSGPALADTEELLSRVRNQPSMLGADLAGQVSTDAVYTVSPVGAQRFTVAAIDLGIKTNTPRNFAKRGIATHVLPAGATFEQIADLRPDGVFLSNGPGDPATADHIVEVTRAVLGAGIPLFGICFGNQILGRALGRSTYKMVFGHRGINVPVIDHQTGTVAITAQNHGFALEGEAGERFDTDFGPAIVSHTCANDGVVEGIKLVDGRAFSVQYHPEAAAGPHDANYLFDQFIDLMAGEK
- a CDS encoding transporter is translated as MNTGTAIGSFVFAFVIVVIIGVLIGRMLRGWKQRARRQMDLLGELPALPDLLGSATVAPTRGLYIGSTLAPNWLERIAAGDLGYRSKAVLTGYPEGILLERSGATPIWIPHEAITAIRTERGLAGKVIPGGRSKSESPAGILAIRWRLPSGTEIDTGFRGDDRRDYARWTTTGEAA
- a CDS encoding serine hydrolase domain-containing protein; this encodes MNLADNRTSVVQAVDSGLLAGAVTLAWQRGNMLQVNEIGYRDVEAGLPMQRDTIFRVASMTKPVTVAAAMALVEEGKLTLTDPVTRWLPELADMQVLVDPAGPLDRTVPTRRPITIDDLMTHRSGLAYVFSVLGPISRAYGRVSLRQDQDHWLAEIAQLPLVHQPGERLTYSQATDVLGIAISRIEGKPLHTVLAERIFEPLGMSDTGFFISPDKRARAATMYRLDPESGLQHDAMGPIPVTEPRFCQGGAGLVTTVDDYLRFARMLLGGGDVDGVRVLSPESVQSMRTDRLTAEQKQFPFLGLPFWVGRGFGLNLSVVTDPAKSGQLYGPGGLGTFSWPGAYGTWWQADPANDLILIYLIQNYPNMSAPAEAVAGNTSLAKLQSVQPKFVRRTYQALGI
- the pyrR gene encoding bifunctional pyr operon transcriptional regulator/uracil phosphoribosyltransferase PyrR; this encodes MGSTDRELMSDADVGRTVSRIAHQIIEKTALDGPDAPRVILLGIPTRGVTLANRLAAKIHEFSGVTVERGGLDITLYRDDLDFKPPRALEETSIPAGGIDGALVILVDDVLYTGRSVRSALDALRDIGRPTVVQLAVLVDRGHRELPLRADYVGKNVPTSRSENVKVRLVEDDGVEGIWIAPQGGPAR
- a CDS encoding dihydroorotase encodes the protein MSVLIKGVRLYGDGDQVDVLVADGQIAEIGPKLAVPDDADVIDATGQVLLPGFVDLHTHLREPGREYAEDIETGSAAAALGGYTAVFAMANTDPVADSPVVTDHVWRRGQQVGLVDVHPVGAVTVGLKGKQLTEMGLMAGGLAQVKLFSDDGVCVDDPLVMRRALEYATGLGVLIAQHAEEPRLTVGAVAHEGPNAARLGLAGWPRAAEESIVARDALLARDAGARVHICHASTAGTVEIIKWAKQQGISITAEVTPHHLLLDDGRLASYDGVNRVNPPLREAADAQALRQALADGVLDCVATDHAPHAEHEKCCEFSRARPGMLGLQTALSVVVETMVRTGLLDWRGVARVMSENPARIVGLDDQGRPLEVGEPANLVVVDPDATWVVEGAELASRSANTPFAAMTLPATVTATLLRGVVTARDGKSPA